The DNA window CTGTTTCTCCAGACACGCCGGCTGCCTCTGTTCCCTCCTGCCCCGCTGCCTCGGCCCGACCTGCCCCAGGGCACCGGGCTCCTTGATTTCTGGTCTCCGACTCCAGTGGCCACTCCGGCCCCACCGACCTCACAGCGGCCTCGCCCTCCTCCCCGACTCTCCCCCGCACCAGGCACCACggtttttttttctgctccctcTCTGGGAGCTCCTCCCCAGTCTCTACATGGTGGAGCTCGCTTCCAGGTCCGTTCGCTCTCCCTGGGCTGCCTCGTCCACCCCAGGGCTTCACTCATCATGGGTATGCATGTAACTCCCAGACGTGTACCCCTGGCCAGACCTCTCTTCTGAGCTCAGGGCCCCACCTGGAAGCCTCCCAGGGGGCTCCAACCCAGAATGCCCAAACGTCACTCGCCAGCCTCCAACAGTTCCATCCCACGCATCCGGGAGGCTCCCTGGCCTGTGCTCCCTCCCAAGCACCCCAAGGGTCtctggcccctctccccacctccaccatgCCTCCCCTGGTTGGTCTCCCTTCACGCTCTTCCCCACGTCAGGGCCTGAGCACACACTGTCACCTAAGCCCAGAGTACTCTCCCCCGCTCCCCACGTCTGTTTCATCTTGATTAATTCTTACATATCTTCTAGAGCGTGGATTAACATCATTCCCGCAAGAAGCGTCTCCCGGCCTCCGGACCGGCGGATGTCAACTGAAGGTGATTTCTGTCCCACCAGGGGACATCGGGCAACGTCTGGGAGACATTTTTGGGTGTCACAAATGGGCCGGGAGTGTGTGTGGCTACTGGCACCCaatgggcagaggccagggatgctccTGAACGTCCCACAAGGCACGAgacagccccccccaccccccacgacGCGGGATGACCTGGCCCAGAATGGCAGTAGCTCTGAGGTGAGAGACCCTGACCTGGACTAAATCATGGACCCGTGACACCCTTTCAGTACACACTCTATTTCCACCGGGGATCGCCCACCCCGAATGTGATTCCATGCGTAACTGTGCAAAGATATTGGCCGAGTTCCATTTCCTAAGCTTCGGAGGATGCGTAAGTGAATTACACTTACCGGCTCACGGTATGTGATACGTAACCAGCTCACGTTTatctatcccccacccccaggacccaGCCCCAAGCGCAGAGACTGATGGTGTGGATTGGTATGACACGCTCAGGGTGGGGCGGACCCGGACCAGGCAGGGGTGGCGTCCTGGCCTCCGGCTCTTCTGGGC is part of the Neofelis nebulosa isolate mNeoNeb1 chromosome 7, mNeoNeb1.pri, whole genome shotgun sequence genome and encodes:
- the LOC131516347 gene encoding uncharacterized protein LOC131516347 → MTRQFSGTLFVTPQNQEIHQINVRHACRGTFYSLEHSRDQSGSIPRELSGETTNEGHPWATLWGRMNRYTFLLIRPRTVSGRRCLYLCFSRHAGCLCSLLPRCLGPTCPRAPGSLISGLRLQWPLRPHRPHSGLALLPDSPPHQAPRFFFLLPLWELLPSLYMVELASRAWINIIPARSVSRPPDRRMSTEGDFCPTRGHRATSGRHFWVSQMGRECVWLLAPNGQRPGMLLNVPQGTRQPPPPPTTRDDLAQNGSSSEDPAPSAETDGVDWYDTLRVGRTRTRQGWRPGLRLFWALCATPRSPLPCGPTALHPTPTLVPTPGVLRDPSRPSGPSLPLGHLGKQATPPSADPGRSGHLGSPSRRSRSTLRPAPSMHTGHPASAVPSFDPPGPRLKRLSLPVRP